CTAATGGGAACCGCTTTTGCCGAAATACCTGAAATTCCAACAAAAGGTGCAGAATCTTTGAGCGAAAAATGCGCTTTTCCATCTGATTGTCCAACCGCTGGCCATATTCGCTATCCTCATGAAAGAGATTGTAGGTTATACTACGAATGCTCCAACGGTCGCAAATGTGTTATGTCGTGTTTCGAAGGATACGTCTTCAATCCAATACTCGACACGTGCGATTTACCCAAGAACGTACCAAACTGCATGCATTAGCTGCTATCCTTATCGTCAA
Above is a genomic segment from Bombus pascuorum chromosome 9, iyBomPasc1.1, whole genome shotgun sequence containing:
- the LOC132910575 gene encoding chitin-binding domain protein cbd-1-like gives rise to the protein MKGLLLVVIAVLALMGTAFAEIPEIPTKGAESLSEKCAFPSDCPTAGHIRYPHERDCRLYYECSNGRKCVMSCFEGYVFNPILDTCDLPKNVPNCMH